From the genome of Lasioglossum baleicum chromosome 13, iyLasBale1, whole genome shotgun sequence, one region includes:
- the Gbeta13f gene encoding guanine nucleotide-binding protein subunit beta-1 isoform X1 has protein sequence MSELENLRQEAESLKNAVRDARKAACDTTLVQATSGMEPIGRIQMRTRRTLRGHLAKIYAMHWGSDSSRNLVSASQDGKLIVWDSYTTNKVHAIPLRSSWVMTCAYAPSGSYVACGGLDNICSIYSLKTREGNVRVSRELPGHTGYLSCCRFYDDNQIVTSSGDMTCALWDIETGQQCTSFIGHTGDVMSLSLAPDTRTFVSGACDASAKLWDIREGCCKQTFPGHESDINAVTFFPNGYAFATGSDDASCRLFDIRADQQLSIYSHDSIICGITSVAFSKSGRLLLAGYDDFNCNVWDSMKVERAGILAGHDNRVSCLGVTEDGMAVATGSWDSFLRIWN, from the exons ATGAGCGAGCTCGAGAACCTTCGCCAGGAGGCGGAGTCCCTCAAGAATGCTGTTCGA GATGCCCGGAAAGCAGCATGCGACACGACGCTGGTGCAGGCCACGTCGGGCATGGAGCCGATCGGTCGGATACAGATGCGCACGAGACGCACGCTGCGCGGTCACTTAGCCAAGATCTACGCGATGCATTGGGGCAGTGACTCGAG TAGAAACCTAGTGTCGGCATCCCAGGACGGCAAGCTAATCGTATGGGACAGTTATACCACGAACAAAGTCCATGCGATTCCCTTGCGATCATCATGGGTGATGACCTGTGCGTACGCGCCGTCAGGCAGCTACGTGGCCTGCGGCGGTCTGGACAACATTTGCTCCATCTATAGTCTTAAAACAAGAGAAGGAAACGTGAGAGTCAGCAGAGAGCTGCCGGGACACACCGGGTACCTGTCCTGCTGTCGATTCTACGACGACAACCAGATCGTCACTAGCTCCGGGGACATGACTTG TGCCCTGTGGGACATCGAGACTGGCCAACAATGTACCTCGTTTATCGGACACACGGGAGACGTGATGTCTCTCTCGTTGGCACCAGACACCCGCACATTCGTATCCGGTGCGTGCGACGCCAGCGCAAAACTCTGGGACATCCGCGAGGGATGCTGCAAGCAGACTTTCCCGGGTCACGAGAGTGACATCAACGCTGTTACG TTCTTCCCGAATGGATACGCTTTCGCGACGGGTTCGGACGACGCGAGTTGCAGACTGTTCGACATCAGGGCGGATCAACAACTGTCTATCTACAGCCACGACAGTATTATCTGCGGAATCACGAGCGTAGCGTTCAGCAAGAGCGGTAGATTATTGCTGGCCGGTTACGACGACTTCAACTGCAACGTTTGGGATTCGATGAAGGTTGAACGAGCCG GAATCCTGGCGGGCCACGACAATCGCGTGTCCTGCCTAGGCGTAACGGAGGACGGCATGGCGGTGGCGACGGGCTCCTGGGACTCGTTCCTACGTATTTGGAACTAA
- the Gbeta13f gene encoding guanine nucleotide-binding protein subunit beta-1 isoform X2, whose translation MSELENLRQEAESLKNAVRDARKAACDTTLVQATSGMEPIGRIQMRTRRTLRGHLAKIYAMHWGSDSRNLVSASQDGKLIVWDSYTTNKVHAIPLRSSWVMTCAYAPSGSYVACGGLDNICSIYSLKTREGNVRVSRELPGHTGYLSCCRFYDDNQIVTSSGDMTCALWDIETGQQCTSFIGHTGDVMSLSLAPDTRTFVSGACDASAKLWDIREGCCKQTFPGHESDINAVTFFPNGYAFATGSDDASCRLFDIRADQQLSIYSHDSIICGITSVAFSKSGRLLLAGYDDFNCNVWDSMKVERAGILAGHDNRVSCLGVTEDGMAVATGSWDSFLRIWN comes from the exons ATGAGCGAGCTCGAGAACCTTCGCCAGGAGGCGGAGTCCCTCAAGAATGCTGTTCGA GATGCCCGGAAAGCAGCATGCGACACGACGCTGGTGCAGGCCACGTCGGGCATGGAGCCGATCGGTCGGATACAGATGCGCACGAGACGCACGCTGCGCGGTCACTTAGCCAAGATCTACGCGATGCATTGGGGCAGTGACTCGAG AAACCTAGTGTCGGCATCCCAGGACGGCAAGCTAATCGTATGGGACAGTTATACCACGAACAAAGTCCATGCGATTCCCTTGCGATCATCATGGGTGATGACCTGTGCGTACGCGCCGTCAGGCAGCTACGTGGCCTGCGGCGGTCTGGACAACATTTGCTCCATCTATAGTCTTAAAACAAGAGAAGGAAACGTGAGAGTCAGCAGAGAGCTGCCGGGACACACCGGGTACCTGTCCTGCTGTCGATTCTACGACGACAACCAGATCGTCACTAGCTCCGGGGACATGACTTG TGCCCTGTGGGACATCGAGACTGGCCAACAATGTACCTCGTTTATCGGACACACGGGAGACGTGATGTCTCTCTCGTTGGCACCAGACACCCGCACATTCGTATCCGGTGCGTGCGACGCCAGCGCAAAACTCTGGGACATCCGCGAGGGATGCTGCAAGCAGACTTTCCCGGGTCACGAGAGTGACATCAACGCTGTTACG TTCTTCCCGAATGGATACGCTTTCGCGACGGGTTCGGACGACGCGAGTTGCAGACTGTTCGACATCAGGGCGGATCAACAACTGTCTATCTACAGCCACGACAGTATTATCTGCGGAATCACGAGCGTAGCGTTCAGCAAGAGCGGTAGATTATTGCTGGCCGGTTACGACGACTTCAACTGCAACGTTTGGGATTCGATGAAGGTTGAACGAGCCG GAATCCTGGCGGGCCACGACAATCGCGTGTCCTGCCTAGGCGTAACGGAGGACGGCATGGCGGTGGCGACGGGCTCCTGGGACTCGTTCCTACGTATTTGGAACTAA